The following nucleotide sequence is from Wolbachia endosymbiont (group E) of Neria commutata.
TTATAGATAAACTGCCCAAGTCAAACTTTTGTTTTAGATAAAGTTATTTATACGTTAAAACCAAGTTAATATTTATGTTATAATAACCAACTACAGTTACTAGTCAGCCAAATAAGGCACAGTGCATTTTTTCTGAATCTTTACCAATGACCACTCTTGACCATCATGGTTAAATCCTTAACTTTCTTGATTTTTTTAAATCCAACTTTTTCGTAAACGCAAATTGCAGAAACATTTGCTGTTTCAGAATCAACAAATACGCCTGCAAAACTTTTAAAGACAAATTCATTTAAAAACGTATTCAAAGCTTTTGTAGCAACACCCCGACCTACGTAATCCAGCTCCCCAATATACCAATCTATAGCAGCGCAGCCTTTTGGAACCCACGAAGTATCATAGCCTTGTTCAGGTGGAAAATCGTGCTTGTCATAACATTGAATATAACCAATATCAACTCCATCAACATTGATAATAAAAGCATATATTGGTTTTATTATCTCTTGTGTTGTGAGTACCAAACGCTTATATCTCTCAACGTAAGTACTATATTTTTTCTCAATTAACTCTGGTGTCCATTTTATTTCTTTATCCCACCACTTTTTGACATGAGGCGTTTCTAACCATTTTAATAACAGTGGGAAATGCTCTTTGCCTAATCTTTTAAATGTGATAATTTCACTCATAGCTAAACTCAATACAGTACATCAACAGTATATGCACATTGTGTTACTTTAAATATAAAAAACTGATATTTTTCAATAAAAATTATGGAAATGATATGAATGCTTGACGCTTAATTAATATTAAGTTAATATATTAGTATTATGTTTAAGTGTAGGTAAAAAAAATGTTTTCAAATCTTTTTGGCAGGGGTTCTAATAGCCAGGCTGTTATTGAAAGTGATGTTGGAGTTAATCCTGTAGAATCTGGAGAATTTACGCAAAGTACTGTTTCTTATGTTCTGAAGCCATTACTTTATACTACAAAATGTGGAACTAAGGTACTATCTACAACAACAGTAGTTGTATCGTATGCCTTAAGCGGAACTTCATATGTTGTAGCTGGTGCATCTTATATTCCTCATGGCTCATCAAGAGTGCTTGAAAAGTGTAAAGGAAAAGATGAAAATACAGTAGGATATACAATTACCACTGCTTCTCAGCATGTACTAAATTTTACATCAGGTGTGATATACGCTGTATCATATGTACCATATGGTGCTGCGGTGGTTTTAAAAGGAGTATCTGATGTCACAGGTTCAGTAGATTCATATCTATCCACTGAGAAAATAGAGCAGATTTGCACTAAATCAGACTTACTTGTAGACAACTTATCTAGTATGTTAAAAGGGATAGAAACAGA
It contains:
- a CDS encoding GNAT family N-acetyltransferase, translated to MSEIITFKRLGKEHFPLLLKWLETPHVKKWWDKEIKWTPELIEKKYSTYVERYKRLVLTTQEIIKPIYAFIINVDGVDIGYIQCYDKHDFPPEQGYDTSWVPKGCAAIDWYIGELDYVGRGVATKALNTFLNEFVFKSFAGVFVDSETANVSAICVYEKVGFKKIKKVKDLTMMVKSGHW